One Streptomyces sp. CG4 genomic window, TTGCGGTCGAGGTCGTCGAAGGAGGCGGTCCTGCTGTTCATGCGGGCACTGTAATCAGCCAGGTCCGCCGCGGGGACCTAGGACTGTGTGACGACCATCGCGAGGGTCAGCAGGCCCAGGACGACCCAGCCGAACCACAGCCAGCCATTACTGCCGATCGCGACCGTGTAGGCGGTCACGACGACGAGACCGCCGACCGTGACAGCCCCCATCACCTTGGTGGAGCCGTTCGTCGGGCCGTTCATGGAACCGGGCATCGCGACACCCTCCTCGTGGTCCGTCCTCGACCATGGTGCCCCGGATCCCGCCCGGAGGGGACGCCTCCGCGCAGCTCGTGCGCAGTTCGCCGCGACTAGCCCTCGCGCGCGTTCAGCGAGGCCAGATAGGCGTTGTACGCCTCCAGCTCCTTGTCGCCGTCCCGGTCGGCGGCCCGGTCCTTGCGCTTGGCCTGCCGCTGCTCGGAGCCGTACCACTGGAACAGCAGCGCGATCAGCACCAGCACGGACGGGATCTCGCTGAACGCCCAGGCGATCCCGCCGGCCGCGTTCTGGTCGGACAGCGCGTCGATGCCGAGCGAGGCCGACGGGTGCTTGAAGGTCTCCACCATCGGCGTCGACGCCATCATCAGCGCGATACCGAAGAACGCGTGGAACGGCATGCCCGCGAACAGCTCCAGCATCCGCATCAGATACCCCGGCCGGTGCGGGCCCGGGTCGATGCCGATGATCGGCCAGAAGAACACCACGCCGACCGCGAGGAAGTGCACCATCATCCCGATGTGCCCGGCCCGGGAGCCCATCAGCAGGTCGAACAGCGGGGTGAAGTACAGCGCGTACAGGCTCGCGATGAACAGCGGGATCGTGAACGCCGGATGGGTGATGATCCGCATGTACCGGCTGTGCAGCAGGGCCAGCAGCAGCTCGCGCGGCCCCGTGCGGCCCTTGCCGGCCACCGGCAGCGCCCGGAGCGCCAGCGTGACCGGCGCGCCGAGCAGGATCAGGATCGGCGACAGCATGCTGATGATCATGTGCTGCACCATGTGCACGCTGAACATGACCATGCCGTAGTCGTTCAGCTTGGTGCACATCACCAGGGCGACGGTCAGGACGCCGATGACGTACGACACCGTACGGGACACGGGCCAGCCGTCCCCGCGCCGGCGCAGCCGCGCGACACCCCAGCCGTACAGGGCGAGCCCGGCCACGCAGGCGACGAGGAAGAACGGATCCGCCGACCACTGGAGCCCCCGCCCCAGCGTGAACGGCGGCAGATCCATCATCATGCCGTGCCCGCTGTGGTTCATCCGGCGGCTCCTGATTCGTGGGGGTTGTGCAAGTTGTCCGCCCCAAGAGTAGAACCGCCCCCGGTCACAGCCGTGACCGGGGGCGGGTTGTTCTCGGGTGAACTACAGGACGCACTCCGCCTCGTCGTATCGCTCCACGGGCACGGTCTTCAGGGTCTCGACGGCCTCGGCCAGCGACACCATCACGATGTCGGTCCCCCGCAGCGCCGTCATCTTCCCGAACTCACCGCGATGCACGGCCTCCACCGCATGCCAGCCGAACCGCGTGGCCAGCACCCGGTCGTACGCCGTCGGCGTCCCGCCCCGCTGCACATGCCCCAGGATCACCGGCCGCGCCTCCTTGCCGAGCCGCTGCTCCAGCTCGATGGACAGCTGCCGGGCGATCCCGGCGAAGCGCTCGTGGCCGTAGATGTCCTTGCCGCCCTCGTCGAAGTCCATGGAGCCG contains:
- a CDS encoding cytochrome c oxidase assembly protein; the encoded protein is MNHSGHGMMMDLPPFTLGRGLQWSADPFFLVACVAGLALYGWGVARLRRRGDGWPVSRTVSYVIGVLTVALVMCTKLNDYGMVMFSVHMVQHMIISMLSPILILLGAPVTLALRALPVAGKGRTGPRELLLALLHSRYMRIITHPAFTIPLFIASLYALYFTPLFDLLMGSRAGHIGMMVHFLAVGVVFFWPIIGIDPGPHRPGYLMRMLELFAGMPFHAFFGIALMMASTPMVETFKHPSASLGIDALSDQNAAGGIAWAFSEIPSVLVLIALLFQWYGSEQRQAKRKDRAADRDGDKELEAYNAYLASLNAREG